Proteins encoded together in one Terriglobales bacterium window:
- a CDS encoding TonB-dependent receptor — MSSRLLRVLPLRIATFSLLTVSLLLVPQLLGQGITTGSITGTVEDPQQSVISGATVSAVNTGTNVAYSATTNSVGYFEMRGLPVGSYTVTIDAAGFSKTRLSNVAVSTGVPTSVGLRQLAVQSAATEVTVEATAPIIQTDSVQTGESFESKKLMDLPIGNGPDLVALFTPGVVPTGDANFANTNGASFSSNGQRGRDNNFQIDGQANNDSLIGGPSLFIGNQDAIEEVQVLTNYSAEYGRNSGTIVNYITKGGTNTFHGTAFEIYNGNWGDSLASQERTPLNGFCPPGVAVGTAVQPFTDSCTHPVVPRYVDNRYGGTVGGPIVKDKLWFFAGTNIEAQRVGSAPASSGSLVTPTANGLKQLQAAFPGNASVAALGAIGPLAVTQGTPTFSNVRNIPVVGVPIEFGSITRSLPSIFNDHEASGRIDYQVSQNDRLFGRYLFQQQINTNVSFAGASAVAFGDFVDVPARVQEAAIDYSHTFSQNVLDQTRFSYSRLNVGFEGGAFPKCLRSSFSSCPTSINFTDGTSLNMGPDAGFPQGRFVIDYQVQNNASWRVGNHSFKFGGEFDRQSQPNSGLANVNGSFFFSSFDNFIQNQATRLSLTDGPPNIDFKENQGALYFQDDWRVKDNLTLTLGTRYELNGQAINILHDLTVKRETNAATAFWDTTLPLSLRTVPKLALDKNNFGPVVGFSWSPRLAESIFGRSQTVIRGGFRIAYNPEFYNLFTNVAASTPMVNAGRVTPCTNCLPASGIAGDVQSANLPKVARGVNPGIRTQSIVDPNLHNPYSEQWNLGIQRQFGSKMVAEVRYVGDHGVGQYQTINANPALRPLITAGFANVIPAGLTPCATTGAPGFAQGYVDCNRTNVLSRGNYAFSIYHGLQNRFQIQNWHGITAGATYTWSKTIDNTSEVFSTTGGGNTQSYAQNPFNTNTAERGTSGLDYPNVATVYMLYDVPFFRDERGLKGMLLGGYQINPTWRYTSGQPYTVIELQNPTTNLCDPTSALSTSVAACHPILANPRAPLDTVGQYTAAGTLVNFYTGDPVTKNDIHWIANDRTAAGILGTPFAGAGRNLQRGDTINAVNLALLKNVKLTERFTVQLRGIAYNVINRDYRGVTATPFIDAGNFRDAQGGFANTFFNSTGNFQSNSVFSGIDRRRIEVGAKIIF; from the coding sequence ATGAGTTCCCGATTGCTCAGAGTGCTTCCACTTCGCATAGCTACATTCTCGCTGCTCACAGTTTCTCTGCTGCTTGTCCCGCAACTTCTGGGGCAAGGCATTACGACAGGCTCGATTACGGGTACCGTGGAGGACCCGCAGCAGAGCGTAATTAGCGGAGCGACAGTCAGCGCAGTAAACACCGGAACCAACGTCGCTTACAGCGCCACAACTAATTCGGTCGGCTATTTTGAGATGCGGGGTTTGCCGGTCGGAAGTTACACGGTGACGATTGATGCTGCTGGCTTCAGCAAGACGCGGTTGAGCAATGTTGCCGTGAGTACGGGCGTACCAACCAGTGTGGGCTTGCGGCAACTCGCAGTGCAAAGCGCCGCAACGGAAGTGACGGTTGAGGCGACCGCGCCTATCATCCAGACTGACTCCGTTCAAACCGGCGAAAGCTTTGAATCAAAGAAGTTAATGGACCTGCCCATTGGAAACGGTCCGGATCTCGTCGCGTTGTTTACTCCTGGTGTTGTGCCGACGGGCGATGCCAACTTTGCAAATACCAACGGAGCTTCATTTTCCAGCAACGGTCAGCGCGGTCGCGACAACAATTTCCAGATCGACGGCCAGGCAAACAACGATTCTCTAATTGGTGGGCCATCGCTCTTTATCGGTAATCAGGATGCGATCGAAGAAGTCCAGGTGCTCACGAACTACAGCGCTGAATATGGCCGGAACAGCGGCACGATTGTGAATTACATCACCAAGGGTGGCACGAACACCTTTCACGGTACGGCCTTCGAAATCTACAACGGGAACTGGGGCGATTCTCTAGCTAGTCAAGAACGGACGCCGCTCAATGGTTTCTGTCCCCCGGGCGTGGCGGTCGGCACGGCAGTACAGCCATTTACCGATTCTTGCACGCATCCGGTAGTGCCAAGATATGTCGACAACCGATATGGCGGGACTGTGGGCGGACCTATCGTCAAGGACAAGCTATGGTTCTTCGCAGGTACAAACATCGAGGCGCAAAGGGTTGGCTCGGCTCCGGCATCTTCAGGATCGCTGGTTACTCCGACAGCAAACGGGCTAAAGCAATTGCAGGCAGCATTTCCTGGAAACGCCTCGGTTGCGGCTTTGGGCGCGATCGGACCGCTGGCAGTCACCCAAGGCACACCAACTTTTTCCAACGTTCGGAACATTCCCGTTGTGGGTGTTCCAATCGAGTTCGGCTCGATTACGCGCAGTCTCCCGAGCATCTTCAATGATCATGAGGCAAGCGGCCGCATCGATTACCAGGTTTCCCAGAATGATCGACTCTTTGGCCGGTACTTGTTCCAGCAGCAGATAAACACCAACGTTTCCTTTGCCGGTGCTTCAGCAGTAGCTTTCGGCGACTTTGTCGATGTGCCAGCGCGCGTTCAGGAAGCAGCCATTGACTACTCGCATACTTTTTCGCAGAACGTGCTTGACCAAACTCGCTTCAGTTATTCACGCCTCAATGTCGGATTCGAAGGAGGAGCGTTCCCAAAATGCTTGCGGTCCAGCTTCAGCTCGTGCCCGACGAGCATTAACTTTACAGACGGCACATCGCTGAACATGGGCCCGGATGCGGGCTTTCCTCAGGGACGATTCGTAATCGACTACCAGGTGCAAAACAACGCGTCTTGGCGCGTTGGCAACCACTCCTTCAAGTTTGGCGGCGAGTTTGATCGCCAGAGTCAGCCGAATTCTGGCTTGGCGAACGTGAACGGTTCTTTCTTCTTCAGCAGCTTTGACAACTTCATTCAGAACCAGGCCACTCGCCTGAGCTTGACTGACGGTCCGCCGAACATTGACTTCAAGGAGAATCAGGGTGCTCTTTACTTCCAGGATGACTGGAGAGTGAAGGACAACCTGACCCTGACGCTTGGAACCCGATACGAACTCAACGGTCAAGCAATCAACATACTTCACGATCTAACCGTGAAGCGCGAAACCAATGCTGCAACGGCATTTTGGGATACAACTCTGCCTTTGAGCTTGCGAACAGTACCCAAGCTCGCTCTAGACAAGAACAACTTCGGCCCAGTAGTAGGTTTCTCATGGTCGCCGCGGTTAGCAGAGTCAATATTTGGCAGAAGTCAAACGGTGATTCGCGGCGGATTCCGCATCGCGTATAACCCCGAGTTCTACAACTTGTTCACAAACGTTGCGGCTTCAACACCGATGGTAAATGCTGGACGCGTTACGCCTTGCACGAACTGTTTGCCGGCCTCGGGAATTGCCGGAGATGTGCAATCTGCAAATCTTCCCAAAGTTGCGCGCGGCGTAAACCCGGGAATCAGAACCCAGTCAATCGTCGATCCGAATTTGCATAATCCCTATTCGGAACAGTGGAACCTCGGAATCCAAAGACAGTTTGGCAGCAAGATGGTCGCTGAAGTGCGCTACGTGGGCGATCACGGAGTTGGACAGTATCAAACCATCAACGCGAATCCCGCCCTGCGGCCACTCATCACTGCCGGTTTTGCAAACGTGATCCCGGCGGGCCTGACTCCATGCGCCACCACCGGGGCTCCGGGATTTGCACAGGGTTACGTTGACTGCAATCGCACGAATGTGTTGTCGCGCGGAAACTATGCCTTCTCGATCTATCACGGTTTACAAAATCGTTTCCAAATCCAGAACTGGCACGGCATCACTGCTGGGGCGACGTATACCTGGAGCAAAACAATCGACAATACCAGCGAGGTCTTCAGCACAACTGGTGGCGGCAACACGCAGTCGTATGCGCAGAATCCGTTCAACACAAACACAGCGGAGCGCGGTACTAGCGGTTTAGACTATCCCAACGTTGCCACCGTTTACATGCTCTACGATGTGCCCTTCTTCCGCGATGAGCGCGGACTGAAGGGAATGCTGCTGGGCGGATATCAGATCAATCCAACTTGGCGTTACACCAGCGGCCAGCCCTATACAGTGATCGAACTCCAGAACCCCACTACCAACCTTTGCGATCCCACCTCAGCGCTTAGTACCTCCGTCGCTGCGTGCCATCCCATCCTGGCGAATCCACGGGCGCCGCTAGATACGGTCGGACAGTACACGGCCGCGGGTACGCTCGTGAACTTCTACACAGGCGATCCTGTGACCAAGAATGACATTCACTGGATTGCGAATGACCGCACCGCAGCAGGCATATTGGGGACACCATTTGCCGGCGCCGGTCGTAACCTGCAGCGCGGAGACACGATCAACGCTGTGAATCTCGCACTTCTGAAGAATGTGAAGCTCACGGAGCGGTTCACCGTGCAACTTCGCGGAATCGCTTATAACGTCATCAACCGCGATTATCGTGGAGTGACTGCGACTCCATTCATCGACGCAGGCAACTTCAGAGATGCCCAGGGTGGTTTCGCGAATACGTTCTTCAATTCCACCGGAAACTTCCAGAGCAATTCCGTTTTTTCGGGAATTGATCGTCGCAGGATTGAAGTTGGAGCGAAGATAATCTTCTGA
- a CDS encoding heparan-alpha-glucosaminide N-acetyltransferase domain-containing protein: protein MAEIVRPIPQLTVKPIFAPEASPSSRIWSVDVLRGLVMVVMALDHTRDYLTYLRFQPEDLTRSYPALFFTRWITHFCAPLFFFLAGTGAYLLRSKSGTTGKVAKFLWTRGLWLIVLEFTVIEYAWTFVPWYFGGVIWSLGCAMITLGVLVWLPEWAILVLGLLVVGAHDLTDGIKLQTLGAFAPIWSLLHRTGTVPLTQFFVLFPILPWAAVMALGYVFGRVLLRSREERQRFTLRLGLLATLLFVCLRAFNAYGNPSADIAFNSAGAWHPQGSWAMTVVAFLDVEKYPASLQFLLMTLGPSLILLSYLDRVQSGSIIEKILHPLLIFGRVPLFFYVLHLYLIHVLAVILALAFHQPVQWLLHGAFWMNRLPAGYGHGLPMIYAMWVLAAVILYFPCAWFAGLKQRRRSSWLSYL from the coding sequence ATGGCCGAGATTGTCAGACCAATTCCACAACTTACGGTCAAGCCGATCTTCGCTCCGGAAGCATCCCCATCATCACGCATCTGGTCAGTAGATGTGCTGCGTGGACTGGTGATGGTCGTCATGGCGCTCGACCATACGCGTGATTACCTAACTTATTTGCGGTTTCAGCCCGAAGACCTTACGCGAAGTTATCCAGCGCTGTTCTTCACACGCTGGATTACACACTTTTGTGCGCCGCTTTTCTTCTTCCTTGCGGGAACAGGCGCTTATCTCCTGCGTTCTAAGTCAGGAACTACGGGAAAAGTTGCGAAGTTTCTTTGGACTCGCGGACTGTGGCTGATTGTTCTCGAGTTCACCGTAATCGAGTATGCGTGGACATTCGTGCCGTGGTACTTCGGTGGCGTGATCTGGTCTCTGGGATGCGCGATGATCACTCTGGGCGTGCTCGTCTGGCTGCCGGAGTGGGCAATTTTAGTGCTCGGGCTGCTGGTTGTCGGAGCGCATGATTTGACCGACGGAATCAAACTGCAGACGCTCGGTGCTTTCGCTCCGATCTGGTCACTGCTGCATCGGACCGGAACGGTGCCACTTACTCAATTCTTCGTGCTGTTCCCAATTCTGCCCTGGGCTGCAGTCATGGCCCTCGGCTACGTGTTCGGAAGGGTTTTGCTGCGATCGCGCGAGGAGCGCCAGCGCTTCACTTTGCGTTTGGGGCTTCTGGCAACGTTGTTATTCGTCTGTTTGCGTGCCTTCAATGCATACGGCAATCCAAGCGCGGATATTGCGTTTAACAGCGCAGGAGCGTGGCATCCACAAGGCTCCTGGGCAATGACCGTTGTCGCATTCCTGGATGTCGAGAAGTATCCAGCGTCACTCCAATTCCTGCTCATGACCCTCGGTCCGTCATTGATTCTCTTGTCCTATCTTGACCGGGTGCAATCGGGCTCGATCATCGAGAAGATTCTTCATCCTCTGCTGATCTTTGGCCGAGTGCCTTTGTTCTTCTACGTGTTACACCTCTATCTCATCCACGTACTTGCAGTGATCCTGGCACTTGCGTTCCATCAGCCTGTGCAGTGGTTGCTGCACGGTGCCTTCTGGATGAACCGACTGCCGGCAGGATACGGCCATGGACTGCCGATGATCTACGCGATGTGGGTCCTTGCGGCTGTCATCCTCTACTTCCCGTGCGCGTGGTTCGCAGGTCTCAAGCAGCGCAGACGAAGTTCGTGGCTAAGCTATCTGTAA